The following proteins are co-located in the Acinetobacter shaoyimingii genome:
- a CDS encoding I78 family peptidase inhibitor: MKNTICFSILALMLGACATDQQSSTEVTTPQVGLANPASKFCVEQGGTLKIQNETSGQVGYCHLKDGSVFEEWSFFRSYNSCISDKVSSLIGQQNLSDEEIRKLTHARQIRRLEPGQPMTMDFREDRVNITIDQKSKKIIHATCG; this comes from the coding sequence ATGAAAAATACAATTTGTTTTTCTATTTTGGCACTGATGTTAGGTGCTTGTGCTACGGATCAGCAAAGCTCAACTGAAGTCACTACACCTCAAGTGGGTCTGGCAAATCCTGCAAGTAAATTTTGTGTGGAGCAGGGTGGTACATTAAAAATTCAAAATGAAACCAGTGGTCAAGTGGGATACTGTCATCTGAAAGATGGTTCAGTGTTTGAGGAGTGGAGCTTCTTTAGATCTTATAACAGCTGTATTTCAGATAAAGTTTCGAGTTTAATTGGTCAGCAAAATTTATCAGATGAAGAAATTCGTAAACTCACACACGCGCGTCAAATTCGTCGTTTAGAGCCAGGTCAGCCAATGACGATGGATTTTCGTGAAGATCGTGTGAATATTACGATTGATCAAAAATCTAAAAAGATTATTCATGCAACGTGTGGTTGA
- a CDS encoding ABC1 kinase family protein, with product MSDRNEKLKQLKTSSMDRRLSIAKASLLAGTRWAASSASSIFSNEEDKEKKRKQAMKDQAEYLVAEIGKLKGSIVKIGQMMALYGEHFLPDEITQALNTLNNQTVALAWPAIKEQLVKQLGSKLDDLTIDHEPLGTASLAQVHRATRKSDGMELVLKIQYPGVASAIDSDMSLFKNMLKLTRMVPQTREFDQWFDEVREMMHREVSYKIEAATTRRFAARLKEDPRYIVPQIVEQYCTDQVLCMTFERGVPINSPVMLSLPQERRNQLGEASLEIAVRELFEWGEMQTDPNFGNYLVRLGDGENIRDKIVLLDFGAIRQFDQQLLQVARNLIKAGYHHDAEAMVASMSGYDFFNNMPMSIKPDMAKVFLMATEAFSTYENNPELPAGVMDEQQRYDWKKSQLHSRVIQRASKSMASRYFTIPPKEFMFISRKFIGAYTFMTVIDAKTNVRKMIQPYL from the coding sequence ATGTCAGATCGGAACGAAAAGCTCAAACAGTTAAAAACTTCCTCTATGGACCGACGTCTTTCAATAGCAAAAGCGTCTCTATTGGCTGGAACACGTTGGGCTGCATCGAGTGCATCTTCTATCTTTTCCAATGAAGAAGATAAAGAAAAGAAACGTAAACAAGCCATGAAGGATCAGGCGGAATATCTGGTTGCCGAGATTGGCAAGTTAAAAGGTTCAATTGTTAAAATTGGCCAGATGATGGCGCTATACGGCGAACATTTCCTCCCTGATGAGATTACCCAAGCACTCAATACACTGAATAATCAGACTGTTGCATTGGCATGGCCTGCAATTAAAGAACAATTGGTTAAGCAATTGGGTTCAAAGCTAGATGATTTAACCATTGATCATGAACCTTTAGGAACAGCATCTCTTGCTCAAGTCCATCGTGCTACACGCAAATCTGACGGCATGGAATTGGTACTGAAAATCCAATATCCAGGTGTAGCAAGTGCCATTGATTCGGATATGAGCCTATTTAAGAATATGCTGAAATTAACGCGCATGGTGCCGCAAACGCGTGAATTTGACCAATGGTTTGATGAAGTTCGTGAAATGATGCATCGTGAGGTCAGTTATAAAATTGAAGCTGCAACCACGCGTCGCTTTGCAGCACGTTTGAAAGAAGATCCACGTTATATCGTGCCTCAAATCGTGGAGCAATATTGTACAGACCAAGTGCTGTGTATGACCTTTGAACGCGGTGTTCCCATCAACAGCCCTGTCATGCTTTCTTTACCTCAGGAACGTCGTAATCAATTGGGTGAAGCATCTTTGGAAATTGCGGTTAGAGAGCTGTTTGAATGGGGTGAGATGCAAACCGACCCAAACTTTGGGAACTACTTGGTTCGTCTAGGCGATGGCGAAAATATTCGTGACAAGATTGTGCTCCTTGACTTCGGCGCAATACGTCAATTTGATCAGCAGCTTTTACAAGTTGCTCGCAATTTGATTAAAGCCGGCTATCATCATGATGCAGAAGCGATGGTTGCCAGTATGTCGGGTTATGATTTCTTCAACAATATGCCAATGAGCATTAAGCCTGATATGGCCAAAGTCTTTTTAATGGCGACTGAAGCATTCAGCACTTATGAAAATAATCCTGAATTACCCGCAGGTGTGATGGACGAACAACAACGCTATGATTGGAAAAAGAGTCAATTGCATAGTCGAGTCATCCAACGTGCATCAAAATCCATGGCTTCGCGTTATTTCACCATTCCACCGAAAGAGTTTATGTTCATTAGCCGAAAATTTATTGGTGCATACACGTTTATGACCGTCATAGATGCGAAAACCAATGTACGCAAAATGATTCAGCCTTATCTTTAA
- a CDS encoding MFS transporter, which translates to MQPIPIHYRLAGFYFFYYSIVGTFMPYWSLYLQDQGFDYSEIGILSSIAIITRFFAPFIWGWVADKSGKRMLLVRIATWMEATIWFLIFVIPNNFQSVAFLMLVFSFFQNAILAQFEGVTLFWLGEKRSELYGKVRKWGSIGFIIGVFIIGAILEIVPISMLPILLLCIAFTAFLWSFMVKEPTSAPKAQKQLEPLWPVLKKPVVASLFLIEFVMLFSQAPFYSFYSNYLKLSGFSTTAIGTLWSVGVIAEIIMFAYANVFFKHFSLRTLVLMCLCMTGLRFVIVGLFPDVFMMQFLSQTLHAFSFGLFHLLAMRIIFANFTQGQQGRGQALYSTMWGLGVASGSILAGHYWNILGAEHIFILAGLATIFGLIFLGGLPKVMTTNQ; encoded by the coding sequence ATGCAACCCATACCCATCCATTACCGACTTGCAGGATTCTACTTTTTCTATTATTCCATTGTCGGTACATTTATGCCGTATTGGAGTTTGTATCTACAAGATCAAGGTTTTGATTATTCCGAAATAGGCATACTCAGTTCAATTGCAATTATTACCCGATTTTTTGCACCGTTCATTTGGGGATGGGTGGCAGATAAATCTGGCAAACGCATGTTGTTGGTTCGTATCGCAACATGGATGGAAGCCACGATTTGGTTTTTAATCTTTGTGATTCCCAACAATTTTCAATCCGTCGCATTTCTCATGCTGGTATTTAGTTTCTTTCAAAATGCGATATTGGCACAATTTGAAGGTGTGACGCTGTTTTGGCTTGGCGAAAAAAGATCTGAATTGTACGGTAAAGTCCGTAAATGGGGATCGATTGGTTTTATTATTGGGGTATTTATAATTGGTGCAATTTTAGAAATTGTTCCGATTTCTATGTTGCCTATTTTACTGCTTTGTATCGCCTTTACCGCTTTCCTTTGGTCATTTATGGTTAAGGAACCTACGAGCGCACCCAAAGCACAAAAACAGCTCGAACCCTTATGGCCTGTGCTTAAGAAGCCTGTAGTGGCATCCTTATTTTTAATTGAGTTTGTGATGCTTTTTTCCCAAGCGCCGTTTTATAGTTTTTACAGTAATTATTTAAAACTCTCGGGCTTTAGCACGACAGCGATTGGAACACTATGGTCTGTTGGGGTGATTGCTGAAATTATCATGTTTGCTTATGCCAATGTATTTTTTAAGCATTTTTCATTGCGCACTTTGGTCTTGATGTGTCTGTGTATGACGGGATTACGTTTTGTCATCGTGGGACTCTTTCCTGATGTGTTTATGATGCAGTTTTTATCACAAACATTGCATGCTTTTAGCTTTGGTTTATTTCATCTTTTGGCGATGCGAATTATTTTTGCCAATTTCACCCAAGGTCAGCAAGGTCGTGGACAGGCTTTGTACAGCACGATGTGGGGCTTGGGAGTGGCATCAGGCAGTATTTTGGCAGGGCATTATTGGAACATTTTAGGTGCAGAGCATATTTTTATACTCGCGGGTTTAGCAACAATTTTTGGATTAATATTTTTGGGTGGATTGCCTAAAGTTATGACTACAAACCAATAA
- the aroC gene encoding chorismate synthase codes for MAGNSIGQLFRVTTCGESHGVGLMAIVDGVPPGIELNEADLQHDLDRRKPGTSKFATQRKEPDQVEIISGVFEGKTTGTSIGLLIRNTDQKSKDYGNIAQTFRPGHADYTYTQKYGFRDYRGGGRSSARETAMRVAAGAIAKKYLAEKFGIVIRGHVTQIGTEKAEVLDWNEVPNNPFFCGDVNAVPRFEALVTSLREQGTSCGAKLEIIAENVPVGWGEPVFDRLDADIAHAMMSINAVKGVEIGDGFAVAEQFGHETRDELTTDGFLANHAGGILGGISSGQDIRVAIALKPTASITTPGKTINLNREDTDVLTKGRHDPCVGVRATPIAEAMLAIVLMDHFMRHRAQNADVIAPFEPI; via the coding sequence GTGGCAGGTAATAGTATTGGACAACTCTTCCGTGTAACGACTTGTGGTGAATCTCATGGGGTTGGGCTCATGGCGATTGTCGATGGTGTACCGCCCGGAATCGAACTGAATGAAGCAGATTTGCAACATGATTTAGATCGTCGTAAACCAGGTACTTCAAAGTTTGCGACACAGCGTAAAGAACCAGATCAAGTTGAAATTATTTCAGGTGTTTTTGAAGGTAAAACCACAGGAACATCAATCGGGCTTTTAATCCGTAACACAGATCAAAAATCTAAAGATTACGGCAATATTGCGCAAACCTTCCGTCCAGGTCATGCAGATTATACTTATACTCAGAAGTATGGTTTCCGTGATTATCGCGGTGGTGGTCGTTCAAGTGCTCGTGAAACTGCAATGCGTGTTGCTGCTGGTGCGATTGCGAAAAAATACTTGGCTGAAAAGTTTGGCATCGTGATTCGTGGTCATGTCACTCAAATTGGTACTGAGAAAGCAGAAGTATTGGATTGGAATGAAGTACCGAACAATCCATTTTTCTGTGGTGATGTCAATGCTGTTCCTCGTTTTGAAGCTTTGGTGACATCTTTACGTGAACAAGGAACGAGTTGTGGTGCAAAGTTAGAAATTATTGCTGAGAATGTTCCTGTCGGTTGGGGCGAACCTGTATTTGATCGTCTTGATGCGGATATTGCGCATGCCATGATGTCTATCAACGCGGTAAAAGGGGTTGAAATTGGTGATGGTTTTGCAGTTGCTGAGCAATTTGGTCATGAAACACGTGATGAGTTGACCACAGATGGCTTCCTTGCCAATCATGCAGGGGGTATTTTGGGTGGTATTTCATCAGGTCAAGATATTCGTGTTGCGATTGCACTTAAACCTACAGCATCGATCACCACACCCGGTAAAACGATTAATTTGAACCGTGAAGATACTGATGTGTTGACCAAAGGTCGCCATGATCCATGTGTGGGGGTTCGTGCAACACCAATTGCTGAAGCGATGTTAGCCATTGTGTTGATGGATCATTTCATGCGCCATCGTGCACAAAATGCAGATGTGATTGCACCATTTGAGCCTATTTAA
- a CDS encoding cold-shock protein: MSNTVKGTVKWFNETKGFGFIQQENGPDVFAHFSEIKSNGFKTLAEGQQVEFSVTQGPKGPNAVNIVAL; encoded by the coding sequence ATGTCTAATACTGTTAAAGGTACTGTTAAATGGTTCAACGAAACTAAAGGTTTCGGTTTTATCCAACAAGAAAATGGTCCAGACGTTTTTGCTCACTTCAGCGAAATCAAATCAAACGGTTTCAAAACTTTGGCTGAAGGCCAACAAGTTGAATTCAGCGTTACTCAAGGTCCTAAAGGTCCAAACGCTGTAAACATCGTTGCACTTTAA
- the prmB gene encoding 50S ribosomal protein L3 N(5)-glutamine methyltransferase: protein MDQLTISPEHLQEAAENLSTIRDFIRFGVTALRQYDAHLGQGTEDFFAESSALVLQTLALDWSANPEILDAKLLPSEKAEFIALLERRINEKVPTSYLLNLAYFCEKPYYVDERVLIPRSPIAELINNRFSPYCLDENHQAREAANNLPINSNAKMPRRILDMCTGSGCIAIALSYAFPEAEVDATDISKDALEVAAINAEHHNKQFEVALLESDLFSKIPAENQYDLIVSNPPYVDAEDMADLPEEFRHEPELALAAGQDGLDLVRKMLAQAADYLTEDGLIVIEVGNSEWAMRQNFNTVDFHWLTFQNGGSGIFALTAAQCREYRDLFIQSVQA from the coding sequence GTGGATCAACTGACTATTAGCCCTGAACATTTACAGGAAGCTGCTGAAAATTTATCAACCATTCGCGATTTTATTCGTTTTGGTGTCACAGCTCTACGTCAATATGATGCACATCTAGGGCAAGGTACAGAAGATTTTTTTGCTGAAAGTTCAGCATTGGTGTTGCAAACCCTTGCTTTGGATTGGAGTGCAAATCCTGAAATTTTGGATGCGAAATTGCTTCCAAGTGAAAAAGCTGAATTTATTGCTTTATTAGAACGTCGTATTAATGAAAAAGTGCCGACGTCGTACTTATTAAATCTTGCCTATTTCTGCGAAAAACCATATTACGTCGATGAACGTGTGTTGATTCCACGTTCTCCTATTGCTGAACTGATCAATAATCGTTTTTCACCGTATTGTTTAGATGAAAACCATCAAGCACGTGAAGCGGCTAATAATCTTCCTATAAATAGCAATGCGAAAATGCCACGTCGTATTTTAGATATGTGTACGGGTTCGGGTTGTATTGCTATTGCATTATCGTATGCATTTCCAGAAGCTGAAGTGGATGCAACGGATATTTCAAAAGATGCGTTGGAAGTGGCTGCGATTAATGCTGAGCACCACAATAAGCAATTTGAAGTTGCATTGCTGGAATCTGATTTGTTTTCAAAAATTCCAGCTGAAAATCAATACGACTTAATCGTTTCAAATCCGCCATATGTAGATGCTGAAGACATGGCAGATTTACCAGAAGAATTCCGTCATGAACCTGAATTGGCTCTGGCTGCTGGTCAAGATGGATTGGATTTGGTGCGTAAAATGTTGGCGCAAGCTGCAGATTATTTGACTGAAGACGGTTTAATTGTCATTGAAGTGGGTAATTCTGAGTGGGCAATGCGTCAAAACTTCAATACAGTTGATTTCCACTGGTTAACTTTCCAAAACGGTGGTTCAGGTATTTTTGCACTTACAGCAGCACAATGCCGTGAATATCGTGATTTATTTATTCAATCTGTTCAAGCATAA
- a CDS encoding acyl-CoA dehydrogenase family protein produces the protein MTDIANKVQGLGLSFITKIAGSDLLDRFNLRKVIEKSLYTGSKASFKALSATQKKFSSNANQNKQRLSNQQKSLFDLSLTEEQQMTVDAMSQFASEVLYPLAHDADHLEKFPAELWQHSIDLGLNFYALPEQFGGVAVEKNIVSNILIAEQLAKGDFSLSAALLSTYSVINAITQWGSQTVQNTYLNAFSQDPEIKATFAVQEATPAFNPFELKTKAIAQSGKYSITGEKTLVLLGEIADIILVSAELSGQPEVFIVQRDQSISVKKSPAMGLKAAETVTLKFDHTPAERLGDDDFNYSAFLDLGHLMWCANAVGTCEAVKAYVIQYANDRVAFGEPISHRQGVAFMIADMAIEIEAMRMLVLNAASLAETGQSFHREAYLARLLCAEKTMKIGTDGVQLLGGHGFTKEHPVERWYRDLRATAIMQSGLHA, from the coding sequence ATGACTGATATTGCGAATAAAGTGCAAGGTTTAGGTCTTTCATTTATAACTAAAATAGCAGGAAGTGACTTATTAGACCGCTTTAATTTACGTAAAGTCATCGAGAAATCACTCTACACTGGCTCAAAAGCAAGCTTTAAAGCATTATCGGCAACCCAAAAAAAATTCTCATCTAACGCCAATCAAAATAAACAGCGATTATCTAATCAGCAAAAGTCATTGTTTGATCTAAGCTTGACCGAAGAGCAACAAATGACCGTAGATGCCATGAGCCAATTTGCATCCGAAGTCCTTTACCCTTTAGCACACGATGCAGACCATCTGGAAAAATTCCCTGCTGAACTTTGGCAGCACAGTATCGATCTTGGTTTAAATTTTTATGCTTTGCCTGAACAATTCGGCGGTGTTGCAGTCGAAAAAAACATTGTCAGTAATATTTTGATTGCAGAACAACTTGCAAAAGGTGATTTCAGTTTAAGCGCTGCATTATTATCGACCTATAGTGTCATCAATGCGATTACACAATGGGGCTCTCAAACTGTTCAAAACACTTATCTCAATGCATTTTCTCAAGATCCAGAAATTAAAGCGACTTTTGCAGTTCAAGAAGCTACCCCAGCCTTTAATCCATTTGAGCTCAAGACAAAAGCCATAGCGCAATCTGGGAAATACAGCATCACAGGTGAAAAAACCTTAGTTCTTTTGGGCGAAATTGCTGACATTATTTTAGTCAGTGCTGAATTATCTGGTCAGCCTGAAGTGTTTATCGTGCAACGAGATCAAAGCATAAGTGTCAAAAAGTCTCCTGCTATGGGACTAAAAGCCGCAGAAACCGTGACTTTAAAATTTGATCATACCCCTGCTGAACGTTTGGGTGATGATGATTTTAATTATTCAGCATTTTTAGATCTTGGTCATTTAATGTGGTGTGCCAATGCAGTCGGTACTTGCGAAGCGGTGAAAGCATACGTCATCCAATATGCCAATGATCGTGTGGCATTTGGTGAACCGATTTCACACCGCCAAGGTGTGGCATTTATGATTGCAGACATGGCTATTGAAATTGAAGCCATGCGTATGCTGGTTCTGAATGCAGCCAGTCTTGCTGAAACTGGGCAATCTTTCCATCGTGAAGCTTATTTAGCACGCTTATTGTGTGCAGAAAAAACCATGAAAATTGGCACAGATGGTGTGCAACTCTTAGGTGGTCATGGCTTTACCAAAGAGCACCCTGTGGAACGCTGGTATCGTGACTTACGTGCAACAGCCATTATGCAATCTGGCTTACACGCTTAA
- a CDS encoding universal stress protein, whose product MSYKNILVPVDDSPISYAAVEHAEKIAKAFGSKVIVMCVLSVDPLMSVDFYKVAPAITQHVLEAETNAKGRLDDIKQTLTGHGVAVETIIIRSVPTATGILNVADEIHADLIVMGSHGRKGLKKLVLGSVAQEVLGLSQRPVLIIKQ is encoded by the coding sequence ATGAGCTATAAAAATATTTTAGTGCCAGTAGATGATTCTCCTATCTCATACGCAGCCGTTGAACATGCAGAAAAAATTGCAAAAGCATTCGGTAGTAAAGTGATTGTGATGTGTGTTCTGTCTGTCGACCCACTCATGAGCGTAGATTTCTACAAAGTTGCCCCTGCAATTACCCAACATGTGCTTGAAGCAGAAACCAATGCAAAAGGTCGTCTAGATGACATTAAGCAGACACTAACTGGACACGGCGTTGCTGTAGAAACCATCATTATTCGAAGTGTGCCCACTGCAACAGGTATTTTAAATGTCGCAGATGAAATCCATGCTGATTTAATCGTGATGGGCTCACATGGGAGAAAAGGATTAAAAAAACTGGTTTTAGGCAGTGTTGCACAAGAAGTGTTAGGTTTAAGTCAACGACCAGTACTGATCATCAAACAATAG
- the accC gene encoding acetyl-CoA carboxylase biotin carboxylase subunit gives MLQKVLIANRGEIALRITRACKTLGIKTVGIYSDADKDLMHLRFCDEAVCIGPGASSESYLNIPAIITAAEITGADAIHPGYGFLSENAEFAEIVENSGFIFIGPRPEHIRLMGNKVSAIMAMRKAGVPTVPGSAHAVTTNNALAEAKEIGFPLIVKAASGGGGRGMRIVERVDTLLESVQAAQRDAEMWFGDDTVYMERFLQKPRHVEVQVLADGNGHAVHLYDRDCSLQRRHQKVLEEAPAPNLPEDARAEILAACVKACELMQYRGAGTFEFLFEDGEFFFIEMNTRVQVEHPVTEMVTGIDIIEQQLRIAAGLGLNLQQEDIQLHGHAIECRINAEDPTTFLPSPGKIEHFYMPGGAGIRLDSHIYSGYSIPPYYDSMIAKLIAHGKDRKTAIARMKQALDEAILTGIKTNIPLHKDLILQDKNFCEQAMDIHYLENHLLKQLQSDEVKT, from the coding sequence ATGTTGCAAAAAGTTCTCATTGCAAACCGCGGCGAAATTGCTTTACGCATTACCCGCGCATGCAAAACCCTCGGGATTAAAACCGTTGGTATCTATTCAGATGCTGACAAAGACCTGATGCATCTTCGTTTCTGTGATGAAGCCGTTTGTATTGGTCCCGGTGCAAGCAGCGAAAGCTACCTCAATATTCCAGCCATTATTACTGCAGCTGAAATTACAGGCGCAGATGCCATCCACCCAGGTTATGGCTTCTTGTCTGAAAATGCAGAATTTGCTGAGATTGTAGAAAACTCAGGCTTTATCTTCATTGGGCCACGTCCAGAGCATATTCGCCTCATGGGCAATAAAGTCTCTGCAATTATGGCGATGCGTAAAGCAGGCGTACCTACCGTACCTGGTTCTGCACATGCCGTAACAACCAATAATGCATTAGCTGAAGCCAAAGAGATTGGTTTTCCATTGATTGTGAAAGCTGCCTCTGGTGGTGGTGGTCGTGGCATGCGCATTGTTGAACGTGTCGATACTCTACTTGAGTCTGTGCAAGCTGCACAACGTGATGCAGAAATGTGGTTTGGTGATGATACGGTCTATATGGAACGTTTCTTACAAAAACCTCGTCATGTTGAAGTTCAAGTTCTAGCCGATGGTAATGGTCATGCAGTTCACTTATACGACCGTGACTGTTCACTACAACGCCGTCATCAAAAAGTTTTAGAAGAAGCACCTGCTCCAAATTTACCTGAAGATGCACGTGCAGAAATTTTAGCAGCTTGTGTTAAAGCATGTGAACTCATGCAATACCGTGGTGCAGGTACATTCGAATTCTTATTTGAAGATGGTGAATTCTTCTTTATTGAAATGAATACCCGTGTTCAAGTTGAGCATCCTGTAACTGAAATGGTGACAGGCATCGATATTATTGAACAGCAACTACGTATTGCTGCTGGTTTGGGTCTCAATTTACAACAGGAAGATATCCAACTTCATGGCCATGCCATTGAATGCCGTATCAATGCAGAAGATCCAACCACATTCTTACCTTCACCGGGTAAAATTGAGCACTTCTACATGCCAGGTGGTGCAGGTATCCGTTTAGATTCACATATCTATTCAGGGTATAGCATTCCACCGTATTACGATTCAATGATTGCAAAATTGATTGCGCATGGTAAAGATCGTAAGACTGCGATCGCACGAATGAAACAAGCGTTGGATGAAGCAATTTTAACTGGGATTAAAACCAATATTCCATTACACAAAGATTTGATTCTTCAAGATAAGAATTTCTGTGAACAAGCGATGGATATTCATTACCTAGAAAATCACTTGCTTAAACAATTGCAAAGTGACGAAGTCAAAACATAA
- a CDS encoding GGDEF domain-containing protein yields MSTLNQNQNLTLKQNIQSFWIVGLVIALAALAGILGRPLAFLAMFWPANAILLGLFLRFKSLNNPGGWLGAFVAFIIADLMTGNYFLLTLCLTIANLSHPFASLTLIRLFKLNFREYNQGLTFFYLFLISAFGGCLASALFAIFTVPYMPNTFMAMDRLWTDFGMWWTGEILNVITFLPIVLALPSLKEFKQLVAEKRQQGFEIQNILPMLFIIASVVLVHFFIGPGAIMFPIAALIWAALTYNLFLVTLINCFVCMFLYNSISGYYLTESPDAYISTAISIRIGLFMLALGPLTLSIISLNRHKLYHQILYLANHDELTTAMNRRFFYEEGEKTLSAQTTEAEAETVSILVLDLDYFKKINDTYGHAVGDKVLKEFTAQVKSQIRSHDLFGRIGGEEFAILLKNLSLKQSVEIAQRICNKVDSTPILLDDGQELYISVSIGLSYQSLPYCTQIQQLINRADHALYQAKEKGRNQLCLEPDLQAS; encoded by the coding sequence TTGTCAACACTTAATCAAAATCAAAACTTAACGTTAAAGCAAAATATTCAATCTTTCTGGATTGTTGGCTTAGTCATCGCATTAGCAGCATTGGCTGGAATATTGGGACGCCCCCTTGCATTTCTTGCTATGTTTTGGCCTGCAAATGCAATTTTATTGGGCTTATTCCTCAGGTTTAAATCGCTGAATAATCCGGGAGGTTGGTTGGGTGCATTTGTTGCGTTCATAATTGCCGATTTAATGACTGGAAACTATTTTTTACTCACCTTATGTTTAACCATTGCAAATCTATCTCACCCCTTCGCTTCCTTAACCCTTATACGCTTATTTAAATTAAATTTTAGAGAATACAATCAAGGTCTGACTTTTTTTTACCTGTTTTTAATCAGCGCATTTGGTGGATGTCTTGCTAGTGCCCTCTTTGCCATATTCACTGTGCCTTATATGCCCAATACCTTTATGGCAATGGATCGGCTTTGGACTGATTTTGGCATGTGGTGGACAGGTGAAATTCTTAACGTCATTACCTTTTTACCCATTGTTTTAGCATTACCCAGTTTAAAAGAATTTAAACAACTCGTTGCTGAGAAGAGACAACAAGGTTTTGAAATTCAAAATATTTTACCTATGCTTTTTATTATTGCATCGGTTGTTTTAGTTCATTTTTTTATTGGTCCAGGGGCAATCATGTTTCCCATTGCCGCACTCATTTGGGCGGCATTGACCTACAATTTATTCCTTGTAACGCTCATCAATTGTTTCGTTTGCATGTTCTTGTACAACAGTATTAGTGGTTACTATTTGACTGAATCACCAGATGCCTATATCTCAACAGCAATTTCGATTCGCATTGGACTATTTATGTTGGCTTTAGGACCATTAACCTTATCGATTATTAGCTTAAATAGACATAAGCTCTATCATCAAATTTTATATTTAGCCAACCACGATGAACTGACCACAGCTATGAATCGACGTTTCTTCTATGAGGAAGGCGAAAAAACTTTAAGCGCACAAACCACCGAAGCTGAAGCAGAAACGGTCAGTATTTTGGTTTTAGATCTGGATTATTTTAAAAAAATTAATGATACCTATGGACATGCAGTCGGAGATAAAGTGCTGAAAGAGTTCACAGCACAGGTCAAATCACAAATTCGATCACACGATTTGTTTGGACGCATTGGCGGTGAAGAATTTGCCATTTTGCTTAAAAATCTTAGCTTAAAACAAAGTGTTGAGATTGCGCAGCGTATTTGCAATAAAGTCGATTCCACACCTATATTGCTTGATGATGGTCAAGAATTATATATCAGCGTGAGTATCGGTTTAAGTTATCAAAGCCTGCCTTATTGCACACAAATTCAGCAACTCATTAATCGCGCAGATCATGCTTTATATCAAGCCAAAGAAAAAGGTCGCAATCAGCTGTGTTTGGAACCAGATTTACAAGCCAGTTAA